A genomic segment from Acetomicrobium sp. S15 = DSM 107314 encodes:
- a CDS encoding YdcF family protein, with protein MSIGFFFYKLMGSAITPPGVIILLLFVLGAALLRRPRRPVVASFLLLCAATLYVMSTGLGTRYIAAPWEQGIRPSLPEDEENAVVVVLSGGMWRGSAPDQFDLSPHGLQRLVGAWEVASRHGWPLMLSGGLPRGGGMSEAEAMARKVALWRPRVPTIVENESRTTWENVEIAGDRLKEMGYRNAVLVTSAYHMRRALWMATRKMEGIAIYPYPVGYLADQCPLEAIDFLPSASDLELSFLTIREAIGLLGYSLLRLF; from the coding sequence TTGAGCATAGGGTTTTTCTTCTACAAGCTTATGGGTTCCGCCATAACGCCGCCAGGCGTAATCATACTACTGCTTTTCGTCCTGGGGGCGGCACTCTTGAGAAGGCCGCGCCGCCCAGTCGTAGCAAGCTTTTTGCTCCTCTGCGCCGCAACTCTTTACGTCATGAGCACAGGGTTGGGGACACGATACATAGCAGCCCCCTGGGAGCAAGGAATAAGACCGAGCTTGCCTGAGGACGAAGAAAATGCCGTAGTCGTGGTCCTCAGCGGTGGAATGTGGCGCGGTTCGGCTCCCGATCAATTTGACCTGAGTCCCCACGGGCTTCAGAGGTTAGTCGGAGCCTGGGAGGTGGCATCGCGCCACGGATGGCCTCTTATGTTGTCGGGAGGATTGCCCAGAGGAGGCGGAATGTCCGAGGCGGAGGCGATGGCCCGCAAGGTTGCGCTATGGAGGCCAAGAGTGCCGACGATCGTAGAAAATGAGTCGCGCACCACATGGGAAAACGTGGAGATAGCCGGCGATAGATTGAAAGAGATGGGATATCGCAACGCGGTATTGGTAACGAGCGCTTACCACATGAGGCGGGCCCTCTGGATGGCCACGAGGAAAATGGAGGGCATTGCTATATACCCTTATCCTGTCGGATACCTCGCAGATCAATGTCCACTTGAGGCCATAGATTTTCTCCCCTCTGCATCGGATTTGGAGCTCTCGTTTTTGACCATAAGGGAGGCAATAGGCCTCTTGGGATACTCCCTCCTAAGGCTGTTTTAA
- a CDS encoding ferritin: MNEKLLKALQEQLNAEAYSAYLYFSMASWFESENLTGMAHWMKVQAKEELEHAERFYNFINARRQKVNLLPIDGPKTEWSSPLEAFEDAFKHEQVVSKRIHDLLALAIEVKDYPTQEFLQWFVKEQVEEEAAAESIVRKLQLVGDSKNALFMLDHALGERGE, from the coding sequence GTGAACGAGAAATTGCTCAAGGCTTTACAGGAACAGCTCAACGCGGAAGCTTATTCGGCGTATCTGTATTTTTCCATGGCCTCTTGGTTCGAGTCGGAAAACTTGACCGGGATGGCTCACTGGATGAAGGTTCAGGCAAAAGAGGAGCTTGAGCACGCCGAGCGTTTTTACAATTTTATAAACGCGAGGCGGCAGAAGGTGAACCTCTTACCCATAGACGGACCGAAGACGGAATGGTCTTCTCCTCTCGAAGCGTTTGAAGATGCCTTTAAGCACGAACAGGTCGTTTCGAAGCGCATACACGATCTATTGGCGCTTGCAATCGAGGTGAAAGATTATCCCACTCAGGAATTCCTGCAGTGGTTCGTCAAAGAGCAGGTGGAAGAGGAGGCTGCCGCTGAGAGCATCGTCCGAAAACTGCAGCTCGTCGGCGACTCTAAGAATGCCCTTTTCATGCTCGATCACGCTCTCGGAGAGAGGGGCGAGTGA
- a CDS encoding TIGR02757 family protein, with the protein MPAPQECLQVFDEVYCLYNRREYVPPDPLQFLYSYPDIEDREIVGLIAAMLAFGRVEQIIKSVGIVLDVLGHHPRVSLLGLSDEELSASFFDFRHRWVKGPHVVALLRGIKATIEEHDSLQRAFASSLSLSDGDLLQALSLFANDLIRHARLSEMSGFIPDPGRESACKRWHLYLRWMVRADEVDPGGWDSISPSKLLIPLDTHMFRLGRTLGWISHKAPDQKAAVELTRAFQVISPKDPVRYDFSLTRWGIRRDLDFSELLRRLDVA; encoded by the coding sequence ATGCCCGCACCGCAGGAATGCCTTCAAGTATTCGATGAGGTTTATTGTCTTTACAACCGGCGCGAATATGTGCCGCCGGACCCCCTTCAGTTTTTATATTCCTATCCTGATATCGAAGATAGGGAAATAGTTGGCCTGATCGCTGCAATGCTCGCCTTCGGCAGGGTAGAGCAGATCATAAAGAGCGTCGGCATAGTATTGGATGTACTTGGCCATCATCCAAGGGTTTCCTTGCTGGGTCTGAGCGATGAGGAGCTCTCCGCGTCGTTTTTTGATTTCAGGCATCGATGGGTCAAAGGTCCTCACGTCGTCGCCCTCTTGCGGGGGATCAAGGCGACGATAGAGGAGCACGATTCGCTGCAACGCGCATTCGCCTCAAGCCTAAGCCTGAGCGACGGGGATCTATTGCAAGCCCTTTCTCTCTTTGCGAATGACCTCATACGCCACGCCAGGTTGTCAGAAATGAGCGGTTTTATTCCCGATCCTGGGAGGGAGAGCGCCTGTAAGAGGTGGCACCTTTATCTGAGATGGATGGTTAGAGCTGATGAAGTTGATCCCGGCGGTTGGGATTCGATATCTCCCTCGAAACTCCTGATACCCTTGGACACCCACATGTTTCGCCTCGGCAGGACGCTTGGGTGGATCTCTCATAAGGCGCCAGACCAAAAAGCAGCCGTCGAACTTACCAGAGCCTTTCAGGTTATTTCCCCAAAAGACCCGGTGCGCTACGACTTCTCGCTGACGCGTTGGGGCATACGTCGCGATCTGGATTTCAGCGAACTACTAAGGCGTCTCGACGTAGCATGA
- a CDS encoding GntR family transcriptional regulator, whose protein sequence is MKNEEAVPPSADNADLRQIVYQKIRDAIVTGLIKPGEKLSEVELADKLAVSRTPVREAIRQLTQSGLVELVPRKGAYVRKLTAEDISDFYDVRLALELLAIERLCSKTPPEELKGFREIFSSFSSDDPMEFVRLDTEFHSTLCEAADNRFLMTIFNNLYDLLQLYRRHSIAGLPLKTLASEHVEIIDAILERDEERAKTAMRGHLERLRDLLVDHFKKNKG, encoded by the coding sequence ATGAAAAACGAAGAAGCTGTCCCACCTTCCGCCGATAACGCGGATCTGCGGCAGATCGTCTATCAGAAGATCCGCGACGCTATCGTGACCGGACTCATAAAGCCGGGAGAGAAGCTGTCTGAAGTAGAACTGGCTGACAAACTGGCCGTATCTCGCACGCCCGTGCGCGAGGCAATCAGACAGCTCACCCAGAGCGGGCTGGTGGAACTCGTCCCCAGGAAGGGAGCTTACGTCAGAAAACTCACCGCCGAAGATATATCAGACTTTTATGACGTGCGCCTCGCGCTGGAGCTGTTGGCAATAGAGCGCCTTTGCTCCAAGACGCCACCCGAAGAGTTAAAAGGTTTCAGAGAGATCTTTTCCTCCTTCTCAAGCGACGATCCGATGGAGTTCGTAAGACTGGACACGGAGTTTCATTCAACGCTCTGCGAGGCTGCGGACAATCGCTTCCTTATGACCATATTCAATAATCTCTACGACCTGCTACAGCTATACCGCCGTCATTCCATAGCGGGTTTGCCGCTGAAGACCTTGGCCTCGGAACACGTGGAAATTATCGACGCCATACTCGAGCGCGATGAGGAACGGGCCAAGACGGCAATGCGCGGCCACTTGGAACGGCTTCGAGATCTTCTGGTGGATCATTTTAAAAAGAATAAAGGGTAA
- a CDS encoding ZIP family metal transporter produces MQALLATCFTWGVTAAGAACVFLTKQVSKIFLDSMLAFAGGVMIAASYWSLLAPAIEMSQGKGVPVWVPPLVGFLGGGVFMRLIDKILPHLHKGLKTSEAEGIKTSLQKTTLLVLAVTLHNIPEGMAVGVAFGALAYDLPSASLAGAISLALGIGIQNFPEGFAISMPLRREGLSRWKSFQLGQLSGMVEPIAGVIGAAMVLVAQPVLPYALSFAAGAMIFVVVEEVIPEAQRSGETNITTMSAMLGFAVMMVLDVALG; encoded by the coding sequence ATGCAGGCCCTTTTGGCTACGTGTTTTACGTGGGGTGTAACCGCTGCAGGGGCTGCATGCGTTTTTCTAACCAAACAGGTAAGCAAAATTTTCTTAGACAGTATGCTCGCCTTCGCTGGAGGCGTCATGATAGCCGCGAGTTATTGGTCGCTCTTGGCTCCAGCTATAGAAATGTCGCAAGGCAAAGGCGTCCCGGTGTGGGTTCCGCCTTTGGTCGGTTTTTTAGGTGGCGGAGTTTTTATGAGATTAATCGACAAGATTTTGCCTCACCTCCACAAGGGACTCAAGACTTCAGAGGCAGAGGGGATAAAAACTTCATTGCAGAAGACCACTTTATTGGTATTGGCGGTCACACTGCATAATATTCCTGAGGGCATGGCTGTGGGGGTGGCATTCGGCGCATTGGCTTACGACCTCCCATCGGCATCGCTCGCAGGAGCGATCTCGCTCGCTCTTGGCATAGGGATACAGAACTTCCCGGAAGGGTTTGCCATCTCAATGCCCCTGCGGCGAGAGGGGTTATCCCGATGGAAGAGCTTTCAGCTCGGACAGCTCTCAGGGATGGTCGAACCCATAGCCGGTGTCATCGGGGCTGCCATGGTATTGGTCGCCCAACCCGTATTGCCATACGCACTTTCTTTCGCGGCCGGCGCCATGATCTTCGTTGTAGTGGAAGAGGTTATCCCAGAGGCCCAGCGCAGCGGCGAAACCAACATAACCACCATGAGCGCTATGCTGGGATTTGCCGTTATGATGGTTTTAGACGTGGCTTTGGGTTAA
- a CDS encoding PaaI family thioesterase, which translates to MKEMPHTPTCFVCGEAKLNKRTLGLKLFWDEVTKQVVIPFVPDESWCGYEDMVHGGILAAIIDDAMARATKMESQDFYVTAKMELLFRKPVLLGKSYRACGKVTTQKGRKVFTEAEILDEDDLPCVSATGLFVLVSQPKEETKADTV; encoded by the coding sequence ATGAAAGAGATGCCTCACACTCCTACCTGTTTCGTGTGCGGAGAGGCAAAGCTAAACAAAAGGACGCTTGGACTCAAGCTCTTTTGGGACGAGGTTACAAAGCAGGTGGTGATACCCTTTGTGCCCGACGAAAGTTGGTGCGGCTACGAAGACATGGTGCACGGCGGGATATTGGCTGCAATAATAGACGATGCCATGGCAAGGGCAACCAAAATGGAATCGCAAGACTTTTATGTCACGGCCAAGATGGAGCTACTTTTTCGCAAGCCGGTACTTTTAGGGAAATCTTATCGAGCCTGCGGCAAGGTGACGACGCAGAAGGGTCGCAAGGTCTTTACGGAGGCCGAAATTTTGGACGAAGACGACCTTCCTTGTGTCTCTGCCACGGGCCTTTTTGTGCTCGTCTCTCAACCTAAGGAAGAAACGAAAGCAGATACGGTTTAA
- a CDS encoding oxidoreductase, with translation MFKHIFSPGKIGRLETSNRLVVPAMVANYCTDDGRATERFIAYHEAKAKGGWGLIITEDYAVDPRGKGFPNIPGLWEDAQIDGHAALTKRVHNCGGKIFAQIYHAGRQTNHNIIGTQPVAPSPIPCPVNQEVPHELTADEIKELIEKFGDCALRAKKAGFDGVEVHGAHGYLIAQFLSPYSNKRTDEYGGSFINRTRFAREIIANIRAKAGRGFPVIFRISGDELVPGGRNIEDTKAIATILEEVGVDAIHVSAGVYATIEAIVPPAAVPHGWITDLAAQVKRVVSIPVITVGRINDPFLTESILSSGKADFVAMGRASLADPEFPNKAAAGMLEDINYCIGCLQACIGNLFKNEPIGCLVNPLTGRETELAVRPAETKKRVFVAGGGIAGMEAAIVAAQRGHEVHLFEKTDRLGGEFILASIPPNKGEFDAFIVWQKRQLAKLGVRVHLNTELTSEAVEAEKPDAVIVATGGTPTIPNIPGVNKPNVVTAFDALSGKVTVGHKVIVIGGGMVGTETADHFANHGKEVTIVEMLPEIATDEEAAVRLFLMRDLEKNKVKVYVNSPVKEITDDGVIVTREGREERVGPADTIILAIGAKSVNELESELSGKVERLIVVGDALKPRKALEAVEEGYKAGLAV, from the coding sequence ATGTTCAAACACATCTTTTCTCCGGGCAAGATCGGAAGACTCGAGACGTCAAACAGACTCGTGGTACCCGCCATGGTGGCTAACTACTGCACTGATGATGGAAGAGCCACGGAGCGATTCATCGCCTACCACGAAGCGAAGGCCAAGGGCGGGTGGGGGTTGATCATAACCGAAGATTACGCCGTAGATCCCAGGGGCAAGGGTTTCCCAAACATCCCTGGTTTATGGGAGGATGCTCAAATAGATGGACATGCCGCCCTGACCAAGCGCGTTCATAATTGTGGAGGCAAGATCTTCGCCCAGATCTACCACGCCGGCAGACAGACCAATCACAATATAATCGGCACCCAGCCCGTGGCTCCATCCCCGATACCGTGTCCCGTAAACCAGGAAGTGCCGCACGAACTCACCGCAGACGAGATAAAAGAGCTCATCGAGAAGTTCGGCGACTGCGCCCTGCGCGCCAAAAAAGCCGGTTTCGACGGCGTGGAGGTCCACGGTGCCCATGGCTACCTGATAGCTCAATTTCTTTCCCCCTACTCTAACAAGAGGACCGACGAATACGGCGGCAGCTTCATCAACCGCACTCGATTTGCCAGGGAAATCATAGCGAACATAAGGGCCAAGGCGGGAAGGGGCTTTCCCGTAATATTCAGGATTTCGGGAGACGAACTGGTCCCAGGCGGCAGAAATATCGAAGATACCAAGGCCATAGCCACGATACTTGAAGAGGTGGGCGTGGACGCCATCCACGTCTCAGCAGGCGTTTACGCTACCATTGAAGCCATCGTACCGCCCGCGGCCGTGCCTCACGGGTGGATCACCGACTTAGCAGCTCAGGTCAAACGCGTGGTCTCAATACCCGTGATCACCGTCGGCAGGATCAACGACCCCTTCCTAACAGAGTCGATCTTATCCTCCGGCAAGGCCGACTTCGTAGCCATGGGAAGGGCATCTCTGGCGGATCCGGAATTTCCCAACAAGGCAGCAGCCGGCATGCTTGAGGATATAAACTACTGCATAGGCTGCCTTCAGGCGTGCATAGGTAATCTCTTCAAAAACGAACCCATAGGGTGTCTGGTCAACCCGTTAACCGGCCGCGAGACGGAACTCGCCGTTAGGCCGGCCGAAACCAAGAAAAGGGTCTTTGTAGCCGGCGGCGGGATCGCCGGCATGGAAGCAGCCATAGTGGCTGCCCAAAGGGGGCATGAGGTGCACTTATTCGAAAAGACAGACCGTTTGGGCGGCGAATTTATTTTGGCCTCAATTCCTCCCAACAAGGGAGAGTTTGATGCCTTCATCGTGTGGCAAAAAAGACAACTTGCCAAATTGGGCGTCCGGGTGCATTTAAACACGGAACTTACGTCTGAAGCTGTGGAAGCTGAAAAACCTGACGCCGTGATAGTGGCTACCGGCGGAACCCCGACAATTCCAAACATCCCGGGCGTAAACAAACCTAATGTAGTCACTGCCTTCGATGCCCTGTCGGGCAAGGTAACAGTGGGACACAAAGTCATAGTAATAGGTGGAGGCATGGTCGGGACCGAAACGGCAGACCACTTTGCCAACCACGGCAAGGAAGTGACCATCGTCGAGATGCTGCCTGAAATCGCCACGGACGAAGAGGCGGCCGTGCGGCTCTTCCTCATGCGCGACCTGGAGAAGAACAAGGTGAAGGTCTATGTCAATTCGCCGGTGAAGGAGATAACAGACGACGGCGTAATAGTAACGAGAGAGGGCAGGGAAGAAAGGGTAGGTCCGGCCGACACGATAATACTGGCTATAGGAGCCAAGTCTGTGAACGAGCTCGAAAGCGAACTCAGCGGAAAGGTCGAAAGGCTCATCGTTGTAGGCGATGCCTTAAAGCCGAGGAAAGCGCTTGAAGCCGTCGAGGAGGGATACAAGGCAGGACTTGCGGTTTAA
- a CDS encoding cob(I)yrinic acid a,c-diamide adenosyltransferase → MAKFEITTKGGDKGTTSLGNGTRVPKDDPRVELYGTLDECQAHIGMARAICPFEELKARLLAMEEDLGQLMGCLALYPGLELPSIAKLEDIVEYVKRLLDGKPAFVKPGDSTLGAALHIARTVARRAERLAVRLVRVSEIDDATYAYLNRLSDAIYAMALWADRIARDA, encoded by the coding sequence ATGGCTAAGTTCGAAATCACCACAAAGGGCGGGGATAAAGGCACGACGAGCTTGGGCAACGGTACGCGCGTGCCAAAAGACGACCCTCGCGTCGAACTATACGGAACGCTCGACGAATGTCAGGCTCACATAGGCATGGCCAGGGCCATCTGCCCCTTTGAAGAGCTCAAGGCACGATTGCTGGCCATGGAAGAAGATCTAGGCCAACTGATGGGATGTCTCGCGCTCTACCCCGGCTTGGAGCTCCCATCAATTGCCAAACTGGAGGATATCGTGGAGTATGTCAAGAGACTGCTCGACGGCAAACCAGCCTTCGTAAAGCCCGGCGATTCAACCCTGGGTGCCGCACTCCACATAGCCCGCACCGTTGCCAGACGAGCGGAGAGATTGGCCGTGAGGCTTGTCCGGGTGAGCGAAATCGATGACGCTACATACGCTTACTTAAACCGGCTGTCCGATGCCATATACGCCATGGCCCTATGGGCCGACCGCATAGCCAGGGACGCATGA
- a CDS encoding replication-associated recombination protein A — protein sequence MIEQRRLWEEEPQKKRARASPKENWERPLADRMRPRTLDEFLGQEHLLGPGRPLRRLLEAGEVPSAILYGPPGSGKTTLVRLMASVTGRKLLEINAVTAKVSQLRELVDAAKGEKEIRGGKTPLAFVDEIYHFNKQQQNVLLPAVERGDLILLGTTVENPYFEINKTLLSRAIVLELRPLKKEELIELLRRALADVERGLGKLGIEAEGEAIDRIAELSSGDARQALNRLEALAVAASKNGRKITAADVEALSPKALQRYDRAADEHYAVISAFIKSVRGSDPDAAVYWLARMLASGEDVRFIARRLLILAAEDVGLADPLAIAIAASAAYAVDWVGLPEGRIILSEATIYLASAPKSNSAYKAIDAAMSAVEGGDLMEVPPHLHATSPDYKYPHDDPRHWIPQNYLPEPRHFYHPGSLGKEAEMRDRLRQFWRRYRDDVLGQEKS from the coding sequence ATGATAGAACAGCGCAGGTTGTGGGAAGAAGAACCTCAAAAGAAGAGAGCAAGGGCATCTCCCAAAGAGAACTGGGAGAGGCCGCTGGCCGATCGCATGCGGCCGCGCACCTTGGATGAATTCCTCGGGCAGGAGCATCTCCTCGGCCCCGGGCGTCCCTTGAGACGGCTCCTCGAAGCGGGCGAAGTGCCTAGTGCAATCCTCTATGGCCCTCCTGGCAGCGGAAAGACTACGTTAGTGCGCCTTATGGCTTCGGTTACGGGCAGAAAACTGCTGGAGATAAATGCCGTCACGGCCAAGGTAAGCCAGCTTCGAGAGTTGGTAGATGCTGCTAAAGGGGAAAAGGAGATTCGGGGCGGCAAGACCCCCTTGGCCTTTGTGGATGAGATCTATCACTTCAACAAACAACAGCAAAATGTGCTGCTTCCGGCCGTCGAGCGCGGCGACCTGATACTCCTTGGGACTACGGTAGAAAACCCGTACTTTGAAATAAACAAGACGCTGCTTTCCCGTGCGATCGTCTTAGAGCTGAGACCACTGAAAAAGGAAGAGCTCATCGAACTCTTGCGCCGTGCCTTGGCCGATGTCGAAAGGGGCCTCGGCAAATTGGGAATAGAGGCGGAGGGTGAAGCGATAGATCGCATAGCCGAGCTTTCCTCAGGCGATGCCAGGCAAGCCCTAAATCGCTTGGAGGCTCTGGCGGTGGCGGCGTCTAAAAATGGACGGAAAATTACCGCAGCCGATGTCGAAGCCCTCTCCCCCAAGGCTTTGCAGCGCTACGACAGGGCTGCCGATGAACATTACGCTGTAATATCAGCTTTCATAAAGAGCGTGCGCGGCTCCGACCCGGACGCAGCGGTGTATTGGCTCGCCCGCATGCTCGCATCGGGCGAAGACGTGCGCTTTATAGCGAGGAGATTGCTGATATTGGCTGCTGAAGACGTGGGATTGGCCGATCCGCTGGCGATAGCCATAGCTGCCTCCGCGGCCTATGCCGTGGACTGGGTTGGTTTGCCGGAGGGCCGGATAATCCTTTCTGAGGCCACAATTTACCTGGCCAGCGCTCCGAAGAGCAATAGCGCCTACAAAGCCATAGACGCGGCCATGTCTGCGGTAGAAGGAGGAGACTTGATGGAAGTCCCTCCGCATCTTCATGCCACTTCTCCGGATTACAAATACCCTCACGACGATCCGCGGCATTGGATCCCTCAAAACTACCTGCCCGAGCCCAGGCATTTCTATCACCCAGGTTCGTTGGGAAAAGAAGCGGAGATGCGCGATCGCCTGCGGCAATTTTGGCGGCGCTACCGCGACGATGTCTTGGGCCAGGAGAAATCTTAA
- a CDS encoding flavin reductase family protein: MAEEKIQLESLFSLTYGMYIVSTAYEGKLNGQIANAVMQITAEPICIAAAMHKDNLTTTLVEKSGIMGISVLEEDVPMTFIGNFGFKSGRSIDKFCDCEYITGELGTPLVIDHCLAIVEAKVINIMEVYTHKLVVGEVVMARALKEGGTPLTYSNYHLIKRGKSPKNAPTVVFNAL; the protein is encoded by the coding sequence ATGGCCGAGGAGAAGATTCAGCTCGAATCGCTTTTCAGCTTGACGTATGGAATGTATATCGTGAGCACCGCATATGAAGGAAAGCTCAACGGTCAGATCGCCAACGCCGTTATGCAAATAACGGCCGAGCCGATATGCATCGCTGCTGCGATGCATAAAGATAATTTGACCACAACGTTGGTAGAAAAAAGCGGCATAATGGGCATATCGGTGCTGGAAGAAGATGTGCCCATGACGTTCATAGGCAATTTCGGCTTTAAGAGTGGCCGCAGCATCGACAAATTTTGCGACTGCGAATACATCACTGGAGAGTTGGGCACACCGTTAGTGATAGACCATTGCCTGGCCATCGTCGAGGCGAAGGTCATAAACATAATGGAGGTCTACACTCATAAGCTCGTCGTGGGCGAAGTCGTCATGGCAAGGGCGCTCAAAGAGGGAGGTACACCGCTTACCTACTCGAACTATCATCTCATCAAGCGCGGCAAGTCGCCTAAAAACGCCCCCACCGTCGTCTTCAACGCCCTTTGA
- the fbp gene encoding fructose-1,6-bisphosphate aldolase/phosphatase yields MRTTVTVIKADIGSIGGHLKPSEGLLKLVKSRVEAEKGKLIIDCYVSHTGDDIAILCTHNKGKNSSEIHKMAWDTLMEGANLAKKQGLYGAGQDLLKDAFSGNVKGLGPAVAELEFDERPNEPFLFFAADKTDPGAYNLPLYLGFCDPMHCSGLILSSKMAKGFRFEIMDVSYTEKDRIITLNAPEELYDIAALLRDPERFVVAAVYSKESGEQVTAASTTRLHNIAGKYVGKDDPIMLVRVQGNFPATGEVLSPYALGHYVAGFMRGSHNGPLMPVKLNSTISYFDGPPVVSCAAFCVHEGHLTEAVDAFDHPFWDYVRQEVSKKGIEIRRQGFFGNAMLPMSELEYGGIADKLRGLEERFVTKD; encoded by the coding sequence GTGAGGACCACGGTGACGGTCATTAAGGCGGATATAGGAAGCATCGGCGGGCATTTAAAGCCGAGCGAGGGGCTTCTCAAATTGGTTAAGTCGCGAGTCGAAGCCGAAAAGGGCAAGCTCATCATCGATTGTTACGTTTCGCATACAGGCGACGACATAGCGATACTGTGCACTCACAATAAGGGCAAGAACAGCTCTGAGATTCACAAGATGGCTTGGGATACGCTCATGGAAGGGGCAAATCTCGCAAAAAAACAAGGGCTTTACGGCGCAGGCCAAGACCTTTTGAAAGATGCCTTTTCGGGCAACGTGAAGGGCTTAGGCCCGGCTGTGGCTGAGCTCGAGTTCGACGAGAGGCCGAACGAACCCTTCCTTTTCTTCGCCGCAGACAAGACCGATCCGGGTGCCTATAACCTCCCGCTTTACCTCGGATTTTGTGACCCCATGCATTGCAGTGGCCTCATCCTTTCGTCGAAGATGGCGAAGGGCTTCCGCTTCGAGATCATGGACGTAAGTTATACGGAAAAAGATAGGATAATCACATTAAACGCACCTGAGGAGCTGTACGACATCGCCGCCCTCTTGAGGGATCCCGAGCGCTTCGTCGTCGCTGCCGTATATTCCAAGGAAAGCGGCGAACAGGTCACGGCGGCCAGCACTACGAGGCTCCACAATATCGCCGGCAAGTATGTGGGCAAAGACGACCCCATAATGCTGGTGCGTGTGCAGGGGAACTTTCCCGCCACGGGTGAGGTGCTGTCGCCATACGCGCTCGGGCACTACGTAGCGGGGTTCATGCGTGGCAGCCACAACGGCCCGCTCATGCCCGTAAAGCTCAATTCCACCATATCCTATTTCGACGGCCCGCCCGTAGTGAGCTGCGCTGCCTTCTGCGTACACGAGGGGCACCTGACGGAGGCCGTTGACGCTTTTGACCATCCCTTCTGGGATTACGTGCGGCAAGAGGTCTCTAAGAAAGGGATAGAGATCCGTCGCCAAGGCTTTTTCGGCAACGCCATGCTCCCCATGAGCGAGCTCGAATACGGTGGCATAGCCGATAAGCTTCGGGGACTCGAAGAGCGTTTCGTAACGAAGGACTAA
- a CDS encoding HpcH/HpaI aldolase family protein, producing MVKNTLKDKLEAGEFAIGPFLGINSPDLVEIMGLSGFDFLVIDTEHGPMSPESIQHLIRAAEVRSIVPIVRVTDQGETTILRTLDVGAYGIEVPQVNSPEAAERVVSFAKYYPRGTRGVAFPRASGYGMCSLDSYIAEANEETMVIVHCENKLALECLDEIAAVDGVDVVFVGPYDLSQSLGVPGKVDSAVVRDAIDRALEMIRKSGKVAGIFVATVDDALARIEQGFQYIGYSMDSILFGSVCKAAVDAIRSKGAKA from the coding sequence GTGGTGAAGAACACGCTAAAGGACAAGCTTGAAGCAGGGGAGTTCGCTATAGGTCCCTTTTTGGGCATAAACTCCCCGGATTTGGTGGAGATCATGGGGCTTTCCGGCTTCGACTTTTTGGTCATCGACACGGAGCACGGGCCCATGAGCCCGGAGTCTATACAACATCTTATACGTGCGGCGGAGGTAAGAAGCATCGTCCCCATCGTCCGTGTTACGGATCAGGGGGAGACCACAATATTACGGACGCTCGATGTGGGCGCTTACGGCATAGAAGTGCCTCAGGTCAATTCACCCGAAGCGGCGGAACGGGTCGTGAGCTTTGCAAAATACTATCCCAGAGGAACGCGGGGCGTGGCCTTCCCGAGGGCTTCGGGTTATGGCATGTGCTCTCTGGATAGTTACATCGCTGAGGCGAATGAAGAGACCATGGTGATCGTGCACTGCGAAAACAAGTTGGCCTTAGAGTGCCTGGACGAGATCGCCGCGGTCGACGGCGTGGATGTGGTTTTCGTAGGCCCTTACGACCTGTCGCAATCGTTGGGCGTGCCCGGCAAGGTAGACAGCGCTGTAGTGAGAGACGCCATAGACCGCGCATTGGAGATGATTCGCAAGAGCGGGAAAGTGGCAGGCATATTCGTAGCCACCGTGGACGATGCGCTCGCGCGCATCGAGCAAGGCTTCCAGTATATAGGCTACAGCATGGACAGCATCCTCTTCGGCAGCGTCTGCAAAGCTGCGGTCGATGCAATCCGCTCTAAAGGGGCCAAGGCGTAG